In Numida meleagris isolate 19003 breed g44 Domestic line chromosome 3, NumMel1.0, whole genome shotgun sequence, the following are encoded in one genomic region:
- the CALM2 gene encoding calmodulin-2, producing the protein MADQLTEEQIAEFKEAFSLFDKDGDGTITTKELGTVMRSLGQNPTEAELQDMINEVDADGNGTIDFPEFLTMMARKMKDTDSEEEIREAFRVFDKDGNGYISAAELRHVMTNLGEKLTDEEVDEMIREADIDGDGQVNYEEFVQMMTAK; encoded by the exons ATG GCTGATCAACTGACAGAAGAGCAGATTGCAG AATTCAAAGAAGCTTTTTCACTATTTGACAAGGATGGTGATGGTACTATAACCACAAAGGAGTTGGGGACTGTGATGAGATCACTTGGTCAAAACCCCACAGAAGCAGAATTACAGGATATGATCAATGAAGTAGACGCTGATG GCAACGGCACAATTGACTTCCCAGAGTTTCTGACAATGAtggcaagaaaaatgaaagatacaGATAGCGAAGAAGAAATTAGAGAAGCGTTCCGTGTGTTTGACAAG gaTGGTAACGGTTACATTAGTGCTGCAGAACTTCGTCATGTGATGACAAATCTTGGGGAGAAGCTAACAGATGAGGAAGTTGATGAAATGATTAGGGAAGCAGACATTGATGGTGATGGTCAAGTAAACTATGAAG AGTTTGTACAAATGATGACAGCGAAGTGA